The Pyrus communis chromosome 14, drPyrComm1.1, whole genome shotgun sequence sequence CTACAACTTTTTGGAGAACATACCGCTATTGCCGCCACACAACACCCTTATACATGAGTGCAACATCTTCGGCAACAAATCAGAACCCTCGGAGATTTGGGAAGCCTATGGAGGAACTCAACTTGCTGATGATCAACCGGCCTTGTATCTCTTCTCCGAGCTCAAGAGGCTAAACCCTAAGGGTACCGCAAGAAATTAAACCTTAATTACCGCAAGAAGTTAAAGAATGAGCAGGTTTTGGAGAAAGAAAgtaaaacaaactcaaaatgtAAGGCAGCTAAAGCCAGTTTGCAGTACTTGCAGATATCAAAGCAGGGCAGTACAAGTAGAAAGATTGCTATTCCGGTAAAAACTCAAAAGGTTgaataaatattaatttgatCCCAATCAGTCACATGATTAAAGAATATCTAAACTTTAGgcggaaagaaaagaaatgaagaaaccTGGAGAGCAACGAGTCTTGTCAAACCATAGATTTCCCATGGACGCTTTGCCATTGTGCTCTCGCATTTGATGCTTATATTCACATTGAATCTGCATCAAATGGCATATAGGAGTCATGAAAGGTACAATTACAAAGCAGCATCAGGAGATTAGTCCTAGATAATCTAAGAGGAAACTAATCCCTAGCACAAGAGAAGATACGATTGCAATAAGCAGCATAaggagatcatatatatatatatatacactcaaGAATGAGAATGTTGGAACACGGAGAAAGAGACGCCGGCATTGGCCAAAACGACCCCGTCGCGATACTCCTCCTGTTCCCGGCATCGGACGAAGTTGATCTTTAAATtataacaaaagaaatcaacaaTTTCAATTATGATGTTCATATTACAAAAGATGTTCTGTTAACGAGGAAGGAGAACTATCCTTTTACAATGAATGAAGAAATTTAGTgacattctttttcatttgtaagtaagagatcaTACGTTCAGTTctcgtcaaaaacgaatttgaaccatattattataaCTAACCCTGTTGCTTATCCCACTCTTATCCTTCCTAATATTAAAAGAacgtaaaaaaatttcatgttcaATAAGCTATAGCATGTCAAGTTCATTTTTTGGTTAGATAGTGTAGATGTTTTAATGTCAAACTTTTCAAGCtcgtttatcaaaaaaaaaaaaaaaaaaaaatttcaagctcTATTAAAATAGGGGTGTGCGgattattttacttctcacacacctcttgataattctgttcatttattttcttcaattcatccaatccgacggtcgaaaattaaaaatgtgtgtgaaaagtaaaatggggtgtgtagatatcacaccccttaaaatatttcaaaatctcaatttaatatatataagggaactttaacgaaaagctcttagtactatttattttaacgaaaaaccatatttttatactaaaaagttaatcatacTGTtgttcactttaccttttattttgttcttattgttcttatccaaaaaaaaaaaaaaaaaaattcaagctttattaaaatatttcaaaatctaaatttaatatatatatgtatgtatgtatgtatgtatgtatgtatatatgtatgtatatatgtatgtatctaTTTGACGAACGATAGTGTGCTTGTGTTCACGGAGGATTGGACTATTAAAATGCTAAGCCAGATATCAACACTTAGAACAAGTGCATGGGCGGATCCACATAGGTACCTAGTGGTTCCGGGACGCTCTTGAGGTCGTAAAAAACAAAAGCTGATGAAGGTCCTCCAGGGACTCTTCAGATTTGAGTCCACTAAATGTCCAATGAAATACAGGTTTAACATATTTCGATATCATTCAATAAGATGCCTCGACATTTCTCAACAAGATGCATTACTCAGCAGAGAATTTATCGACAACACTTGGTAAATGTCAACATCTGCGTAGCATGGTTCAGCAAATGACGACATGCATTCCAAGTGCTAGACGAAATCTccaattgatttaaaaaaataaaaaccttgcATGTAGCGTGCTATATTTGTTAAATAAGGAAGATCATTACACTAATAACCCttagaattttgaattttgaatctgCTACTGAACAAGTTACTACAAGTTTTAAACACTTTCACCAcaaacatcaacaaaaatgttgAGTTTTATTTGATAGAAAAAAGAGAACGAAACAATGAAATAAAGGCAAACAACAAACAAGAAATGCTCAACCCTCACGCCCTATAAGAAATGTCTCCAATGAAGGCCTTGATGTTGGCATGAGATGATCCACCTTCTGCAATGGCATCATGACATAACTGCTTAAGTTCTCTGGCTCTCCTCCTCATTTCCTTCCCTTCATCATCCTCTAAATCCATAAACTTCTTCATTAAGCCTGCAATCTCCTCTTTTGTCACCAAATGGTCAATTTTGTCCTCAATCTTCCTCACCCTCCACCCAACCTTCCAATCCTCCACAATCTGGTTACTATTCATTCCTTGATCGTAACATATAGGTAAGGTAAGAAAAATAACACCAGCAGAAACACCTTCCATAACCGAGTTCCAACCACAGTGACTCAAAAACCCCCCAATACTAGAATGACGCAAAACCCTCGATTGGTCACACCAAGGCACTACCAACCCCATGTCCCCACAAGCCTCTTTTAACCTTTTGGATTCTCTGCGAGCCGCCCAAATGAACCGAACGCCGCTGTTGCGCAAACTAGCAGCGATCTCATCAATTTGGGCGctagaaaatgaaaggaaactTCCCATGCCGATGTACAAAACTGAGCTACAAGGTTGGGAGTCTAGCCATTGGAAGTAGCTATCATCACTAGTAACTGGGTTAGGGAGGTCATTTTTCTTGGAGTAGGGTATTGATGGGCCCATAATGTAAATGGGTAGTGATAATTCTGATCGTAAAACGTCGATGGTTAGGGTTTCAAGTTCATAGAAGGTGGCAGGGAATAACAGGTATTGTGCTTTAGGTACCCAAGATAAGAAGTTTAAAAAAAAGTCTAGATTCTTTTGGTTGCTTTCATAAGCAAGCAGGTCCGCTAGTCGTGTCGAAGAAACTCCTGGAATGTAGTCCACACGTTCGTTTCCTTTCTCTGCTAACAATGCAAAGTGGTTATCGTAAGTAGCAATGTTACACAATAAATAGGAAATCTTA is a genomic window containing:
- the LOC137715621 gene encoding UDP-glycosyltransferase 87A1-like, translating into MDSTREQQRTSVYHVVAVPHPSRSHINSLMNFCKLLISQEKGILVTFVLTQEWLGLIGSDSKPDSIRFAAIPNVIPSEHVRVADMDAFFDAVRTKMEKPFELLLDQLEQRPSLIVADTVLHWAVAVGNRRNIPAASFWPMSASWFSLYQHFHLLSQNEHFPANLLEKGNERVDYIPGVSSTRLADLLAYESNQKNLDFFLNFLSWVPKAQYLLFPATFYELETLTIDVLRSELSLPIYIMGPSIPYSKKNDLPNPVTSDDSYFQWLDSQPCSSVLYIGMGSFLSFSSAQIDEIAASLRNSGVRFIWAARRESKRLKEACGDMGLVVPWCDQSRVLRHSSIGGFLSHCGWNSVMEGVSAGVIFLTLPICYDQGMNSNQIVEDWKVGWRVRKIEDKIDHLVTKEEIAGLMKKFMDLEDDEGKEMRRRARELKQLCHDAIAEGGSSHANIKAFIGDISYRA